A window of Candidatus Babeliales bacterium genomic DNA:
AAAGAGCTACTTGCACACACAGGCATGGACCCAATAAGTGACATAGTTCATACTAAATTACTGAGCATACTTGGTGAATATCTTGCCATTGGAGGAATGCCAGAAGCTGTCAGATGTTGGCAAAAAACAAAGGACACTTTGGGATGTCCAAGATTTCATAAATCCATTGTTTCTGCATATCGGCAGGATTTTGGCAAATATGCCAAACGACTTCAAATAAAATATGTTGAGCTTCTTTTTGAACATATTCCACTGCAACTGGGCCAGCGATTTAAATATACTGTTATTGAAGGGGAATTTAGAAAACGGGAACTTGCTCCTGCGCTCGATCTTCTGGTAACTGCTGGTGTTGCTCAAAAGGTTTATGCTTCAGCCGGGCAGGGAATTCCGCTCGGGGCGCAAATTGATCCGCTCGATTATAAAGTAATTTTTCTTGATGTTGCTCTTTCTCAAACAATGCTTGGGCTACAAACTGCAGGTTGGTATATAAATCCACTTACTGAATTTGTTAACAAAGGGGCATTGGTTGAAGCGTTTGTCGGACAAGAAATGCTGACCTGTCTCGATCCTTCAAGTAAGCCTGTTCTTTATTATTGGCATAGAGAAGCACGCGGCAGTAATGCTGAAATTGATTATCTTGTGCAACAGGAAGGGTATGTTATACCTGTTGAAGTAAAAAGCGGTGAAGGTCGCACTCTTAAAAGTATTCAAATGTTTCTTGAATCTCATCAAAAATCACCTTACGGTATTCGATTTTCTGTGCAAAACTATTCTGAATACAACAAAATACGTTCGTATCCACTATATGCTGTGTTCCAATTAGGTATGTGGAATAGCGAATTACGTAAAGCTATTGAAGCATTATTTCGTTAATAACTTTTAATTGTTTATTTTTAATGCGTTTACTGCTGTGATAAGAGCTTCTTTGTTATAAAAAAGGGCAACTACTTTTAGAGCTCCGTCCTCGTAATACGTAACAGCTGTTGTACAATGGTCAATATTCCAATCCATTTTGTTGAGAGGATTGCTGCTTTTAAAAAACATCTTGGTTGCTCGTATTTGTTGTTCCATAGAAAACACTTCATAGGACAATTTTGAACCATCGTCTTCATAACAATAGTGTTTGATACGAAATGGTTTTTGTCTTTTATTATTCCCAGAATAAATATCTGTAATCTCGAACTGATGGTCGTGAATGCGTTGTTGCAGAATACTTTTGCCTTCTGAAATAGCTTTATTCAGTAGCATGAGTGTATCAATATGGCCTATGTTGGCATTGTTTTCCATACACTGTACATTAAAATGTAATACAGTTGTGCCGGTGAATATAAAAAAATAAATGAGCATGTTTTTCATGGTGTGAGACCTTATGTAGTAAAATTAG
This region includes:
- a CDS encoding DUF4143 domain-containing protein; amino-acid sequence: KELLAHTGMDPISDIVHTKLLSILGEYLAIGGMPEAVRCWQKTKDTLGCPRFHKSIVSAYRQDFGKYAKRLQIKYVELLFEHIPLQLGQRFKYTVIEGEFRKRELAPALDLLVTAGVAQKVYASAGQGIPLGAQIDPLDYKVIFLDVALSQTMLGLQTAGWYINPLTEFVNKGALVEAFVGQEMLTCLDPSSKPVLYYWHREARGSNAEIDYLVQQEGYVIPVEVKSGEGRTLKSIQMFLESHQKSPYGIRFSVQNYSEYNKIRSYPLYAVFQLGMWNSELRKAIEALFR